One window from the genome of Natrialba magadii ATCC 43099 encodes:
- a CDS encoding sodium-dependent transporter, which translates to MAQRETWATRTGFILAAVGSAVGLGNIWRFPFVTGEGGGAAFLLVYLLFVALIGFPAILAEFVVGRRTDRNPVGALKAYGGGAWKYVGGIFIATGFIILSYYSVIGGWFIRYAIEGFRGDYASHIAAYEGDPEIMFGALSTGLDAFILHTVFMAITVGIVALGIRQGIELAVKVMVPAIILLLVGLAIWAFTLPESGGGYEYYLSPDFSVIAANWAELLPAAAGQAFFTLSLGMGVMITYASYLGEDRNLTRDGITIIGFDTGIAFLTGLVVFPIMWAGALTEPGSGGPGEIFVAMTQAFADVSGGQFLGLIFFATVAIAAISSAISLLEVVTSYAIDEIGIERWKAAIGMGGVIYLLGVPVTYDLIFLDLLDYFADAILLVFGALMLTILVGWIAPQAAVDELEKGIGNLGTLGQVWIWALRIPIVIVLIISLYLGVVEYVDFLTGDFAGWLDENL; encoded by the coding sequence ATGGCACAACGTGAGACATGGGCAACGAGAACAGGGTTTATCCTTGCTGCTGTCGGCAGCGCAGTTGGCCTTGGTAATATCTGGCGATTCCCGTTCGTCACCGGCGAAGGTGGCGGTGCAGCATTCTTGCTGGTGTACCTGTTGTTCGTCGCACTGATCGGGTTCCCAGCAATCCTGGCCGAATTCGTCGTCGGCCGGCGGACTGACCGGAACCCGGTCGGTGCGCTCAAAGCGTACGGTGGCGGCGCCTGGAAGTACGTCGGCGGTATCTTCATCGCAACTGGATTCATCATCCTCTCGTACTACAGCGTCATCGGCGGCTGGTTCATCCGCTACGCAATTGAAGGCTTCCGCGGCGACTACGCCAGCCACATCGCAGCGTACGAGGGCGATCCGGAGATTATGTTCGGTGCGCTGTCGACCGGACTCGACGCCTTCATCCTGCACACCGTCTTCATGGCGATCACGGTCGGCATCGTCGCCCTTGGCATCCGCCAGGGTATCGAACTCGCCGTGAAGGTGATGGTCCCCGCGATTATACTCCTGCTAGTTGGTCTTGCCATCTGGGCGTTCACGCTGCCCGAATCCGGTGGCGGGTACGAGTACTACCTCTCGCCGGACTTCAGCGTCATCGCTGCGAACTGGGCCGAACTCCTGCCGGCCGCCGCCGGACAGGCGTTCTTCACACTCTCGCTCGGAATGGGTGTGATGATTACCTACGCCTCCTACCTCGGTGAAGACCGAAACCTCACCAGGGACGGCATCACCATCATCGGCTTCGACACCGGGATCGCGTTCCTCACCGGCCTCGTCGTCTTCCCGATCATGTGGGCCGGCGCACTCACTGAACCCGGTTCCGGTGGTCCCGGCGAAATCTTCGTCGCAATGACCCAGGCGTTCGCGGACGTTTCGGGCGGGCAGTTCCTCGGCCTGATCTTCTTCGCGACGGTCGCAATCGCGGCCATCTCGAGTGCAATCTCGTTGCTCGAGGTTGTCACGTCCTACGCGATCGACGAGATCGGTATCGAGCGCTGGAAGGCTGCGATCGGAATGGGTGGTGTCATCTACCTCCTCGGCGTTCCGGTCACCTACGACCTGATCTTCCTCGACCTGCTCGACTACTTCGCCGACGCAATCCTGCTCGTCTTCGGTGCGCTCATGCTGACGATCCTCGTCGGCTGGATCGCTCCGCAGGCTGCCGTCGATGAACTCGAGAAGGGGATCGGCAACCTCGGAACGCTCGGCCAGGTC